The Quadrisphaera sp. RL12-1S genomic interval CAAGCTCTCCTGAGGGTCGAGCCGCTCGACGCCGCCGGGCTCGCTCAGCGGGCCCTGGCGGCGCTCGAGCGCACTCCCGGCCGCCGGCTCGGTGTGGACGCCGCGGTGCCCTCCGACGCCGAGGCGGTCGCCGGGGCCGTGGTGGCGGCCCTGGAGTCGCAGGGCCGCCCCGTGCTGCGGGTGGACGCCGAGGACTACCTGCGCCCGCGCTCGCTGCGCCTGGAGCACGGCCCGCACGACCCCGACGCCGGCTACGAGGGCTGGTACGACGTCTACGCCCTGCTGCGCGAGGTGCTGGACCCCCTGGCCCCCGACGGCGCCGGCACCTGGCTGCCCGCGCTCTGGGACGCCGAGCGCGACCGCGCCACGCGCCAGGAGCGTCGCGCGGCGCCCCCGGCGGCCGTGCTGGTGCTGACCGGGCCGTTCCTGCTGCGCTGGGAGATGTCCGGGGCGCTGGACGCCGTGGTCCACCTGCAGACCTCCGAGGCGGC includes:
- a CDS encoding nucleoside/nucleotide kinase family protein translates to MPSDAEAVAGAVVAALESQGRPVLRVDAEDYLRPRSLRLEHGPHDPDAGYEGWYDVYALLREVLDPLAPDGAGTWLPALWDAERDRATRQERRAAPPAAVLVLTGPFLLRWEMSGALDAVVHLQTSEAAQRRRLPAGDAERVVGAWARYLEETDPAARADLVVRCEDPRHPALVHP